A single window of Leptospiraceae bacterium DNA harbors:
- the nhaA gene encoding Na+/H+ antiporter NhaA, whose product MKITKLFNDFFESEKAGGLILIICTILSLIFANSGLGEIYTHIWHFKVIGLSLEHWINDGLMAIFFLLIGLELEREVYQGELSNIKDALLPIFGAIGGIILPASIYLYFNFQTPTQSGAGIPMATDIAFALGILSLLGNRVPVSLKIFLTALAVIDDLGAIIIIAIFYTKTLYWTYLLLALGIFIILIVLNRLKVKSLIPYLIGGVAMWYFMLHSGVHATITGVLLAFAIPFGKGDEESTSYYLQHFLHKPVAFIILPIFALANTAIVLSSDIGQLFTQNYSLGIFLGLILGKPIGIFLFTFLAVSIGLCKLPEDLNWKYILGVGFLGGIGFTMSIFITLLAFEDLKIINNAKFIILISSLLAGSIGFISLKLSLRRE is encoded by the coding sequence ATGAAAATAACTAAATTATTTAATGATTTTTTTGAGAGCGAAAAAGCAGGAGGGTTAATACTAATTATCTGCACAATTCTATCACTAATTTTTGCAAATTCCGGACTTGGAGAAATCTATACCCATATCTGGCATTTTAAAGTTATTGGATTAAGTTTAGAACATTGGATTAATGATGGGCTAATGGCTATATTCTTCTTACTTATAGGCTTAGAGTTAGAAAGAGAAGTCTACCAGGGAGAACTGTCAAACATAAAGGATGCACTTCTTCCGATTTTTGGAGCAATTGGAGGAATCATACTGCCCGCAAGTATTTACTTATATTTTAACTTCCAAACTCCAACGCAATCTGGTGCCGGAATTCCAATGGCTACTGATATAGCATTTGCACTTGGAATTCTTTCTCTTTTGGGAAACCGTGTTCCAGTCTCTTTAAAAATATTTTTAACAGCACTCGCAGTCATAGATGATCTGGGTGCTATTATCATTATAGCAATTTTCTATACTAAAACACTGTATTGGACTTACTTACTCTTAGCCCTTGGAATATTTATCATTCTAATTGTATTAAATAGACTCAAAGTAAAAAGTTTGATTCCTTATTTAATTGGTGGAGTGGCTATGTGGTATTTTATGCTGCATTCAGGAGTTCATGCTACAATCACTGGCGTATTACTTGCATTTGCAATTCCATTTGGTAAGGGAGATGAAGAGTCTACTTCCTATTATCTGCAACATTTCTTACATAAACCAGTTGCTTTTATTATTCTACCAATCTTTGCTTTAGCGAATACCGCAATTGTTTTAAGTTCTGATATCGGACAATTATTCACTCAAAATTATAGTTTAGGAATATTTCTTGGTTTAATTTTAGGGAAACCAATTGGAATTTTTCTTTTTACATTTTTAGCCGTAAGCATTGGATTATGTAAACTTCCAGAAGATTTAAACTGGAAATATATTCTTGGAGTCGGATTTTTAGGTGGAATTGGATTTACCATGTCTATTTTTATTACCCTACTAGCCTTTGAAGATTTAAAAATCATAAACAACGCTAAATTCATCATTTTGATTTCATCCCTCTTAGCTGGATCAATCGGTTTTATATCTTTAAAGCTTTCACTTCGGAGAGAATAA
- a CDS encoding Crp/Fnr family transcriptional regulator — MEANELLNKFVSTFSKDSIIFREGELATHIYFVKTGRVLLLKRINGTERIVGIINSGEIFGELALLDNSIRISTAKALEDSDIIKLDPKIVIELSSHNSEFMMNIFKGLAKRLVSLSDFLMDNLELGDLEFKVISRIVQYVQIKFTIEKYIVINMIELIEFLSGQFSIPEEKVSLLLNRLSQKNLLSIDNENVTILDLKLLLGYSN, encoded by the coding sequence ATGGAAGCAAATGAACTATTAAATAAATTTGTATCAACTTTTTCAAAGGACTCTATTATATTTAGAGAAGGCGAATTAGCCACGCATATATATTTTGTAAAGACAGGTAGAGTATTATTACTTAAACGCATTAACGGTACGGAAAGGATTGTAGGAATTATAAATTCAGGAGAAATTTTCGGGGAACTTGCACTCTTAGATAATTCTATCCGCATTTCTACTGCTAAAGCATTAGAAGATTCTGATATAATTAAGCTCGACCCGAAAATTGTAATAGAACTTAGTTCTCATAATTCTGAATTTATGATGAACATATTTAAAGGCTTGGCAAAAAGACTTGTAAGTCTTTCCGATTTTCTAATGGATAATTTGGAGTTAGGCGACTTAGAGTTTAAAGTTATTTCACGTATAGTGCAATATGTTCAAATTAAATTTACAATAGAAAAATATATTGTTATAAATATGATTGAACTTATAGAATTTCTTAGTGGGCAATTTTCTATTCCCGAAGAAAAGGTCTCACTTCTTCTAAATAGGTTAAGCCAAAAAAATCTCCTCAGTATTGATAATGAAAATGTGACTATTTTAGATTTAAAACTTTTACTGGGATATTCCAATTAA
- a CDS encoding outer membrane beta-barrel protein, whose product MKKILFLLILYFLNFTRSTFSQSIVEQIKFGSFIDTYYAYDLEKPPSQDRAYTTSAARNNAFNINLLYLDVNLNSEKIRGRGAVHYGTSVTANYLGESTESKIANQFSVRNMQEGFIGFKLAPKLWLDAGIYFSHIGFGNFISRENWSYTRSMVADFSPYQQAGIKLSYELNAKISIHFHIMNGWGNLVETNTDKAVGGFLEYRILKKLSTYVFKLRW is encoded by the coding sequence ATGAAAAAAATATTATTTCTGTTAATTTTATACTTTCTAAATTTTACAAGGTCAACATTTTCTCAGAGCATAGTAGAACAAATAAAATTTGGGAGTTTTATTGATACTTATTATGCCTACGATTTAGAAAAACCGCCATCTCAAGATAGAGCATACACTACATCAGCCGCACGAAACAATGCATTCAACATTAATCTTCTATATTTAGATGTTAATTTAAATTCAGAGAAAATTAGAGGAAGAGGTGCAGTTCACTATGGAACATCTGTTACGGCAAATTATCTGGGGGAATCCACTGAAAGTAAGATAGCCAACCAATTTTCAGTTCGTAATATGCAAGAAGGATTCATTGGTTTTAAATTAGCCCCTAAATTATGGTTGGATGCAGGAATATATTTTTCCCATATAGGTTTTGGTAATTTTATCTCCAGAGAAAATTGGAGTTACACCCGATCTATGGTAGCTGATTTTAGTCCATACCAACAAGCAGGAATAAAACTAAGCTACGAATTAAATGCGAAGATTAGTATTCATTTCCATATTATGAATGGATGGGGAAACCTAGTTGAGACTAATACTGATAAGGCGGTGGGAGGATTTCTAGAATATAGGATTTTAAAAAAACTTTCGACTTACGTATTCAAACTTCGCTGGTAA
- a CDS encoding DUF389 domain-containing protein: MPKKNNFPKQTDIEPVAAKPVIRETEFNTIEYFKNLFNLQEDTDEAGSLESIKRSVEFKGGNLWALVFAIFIASIGLNVNSTAVIIGAMLISPLMGPIIGAGLAFGIYDFDLLKKSLRNLSVATFISILTSAIYFSITPLSEAQSELLARTNPTVYDVLIAVFGGGIGIIALTRKEKSNAIPGVAIATALMPPLCTVGYGIAMSNLKFIIGAFYLFFINSFFIGLSTLIVVRFLNFKSANSVDDALHRRVKSYIIYFSIILILPSIYMAYNVIQKEIFKRKVNKYVAENFIFKNSKVLSVDFSKTEPAFIDISLVGETLNNSTIKNLESKLKKYELDNVTLKINQSGTQDVNHVLEMIGSQGIKNEVSKVKDEKIFSLEKELMNYKNRDLLMIKASKEVAILFPEVKSFSFGDLAITEIDESETKPKPSLIIKWKQKPNPIKKKKLVAFLNSRLSIDGELKVIHE, translated from the coding sequence ATGCCTAAAAAAAATAATTTTCCAAAACAGACAGATATCGAACCGGTCGCAGCTAAACCTGTGATCCGAGAGACTGAATTTAATACGATAGAATATTTTAAAAACCTATTCAACCTTCAAGAAGATACGGATGAAGCAGGAAGTCTAGAAAGTATTAAACGCTCAGTGGAATTCAAAGGAGGAAATCTTTGGGCATTGGTATTTGCTATTTTTATCGCTTCGATAGGACTAAATGTAAATTCTACCGCTGTCATTATTGGAGCAATGTTAATTTCACCTTTGATGGGACCGATTATCGGAGCAGGACTTGCATTCGGGATTTATGATTTTGATTTATTGAAAAAATCTCTTCGCAATTTATCCGTTGCTACTTTTATTAGTATTCTAACCTCTGCGATTTATTTCAGTATCACTCCACTGAGTGAAGCACAATCAGAATTACTCGCTCGCACAAATCCAACGGTTTACGATGTATTAATCGCAGTTTTCGGTGGAGGAATTGGAATCATCGCTTTAACTAGAAAAGAAAAGTCAAATGCAATTCCCGGAGTAGCAATTGCTACTGCTCTAATGCCTCCACTTTGCACAGTTGGTTATGGAATCGCAATGAGTAATTTAAAATTTATAATTGGAGCTTTTTATTTATTTTTTATAAATAGTTTTTTTATTGGCTTATCGACATTAATCGTTGTTCGATTTTTAAACTTCAAATCTGCAAATTCTGTAGATGATGCATTACATAGAAGAGTAAAATCCTATATAATCTACTTTTCTATTATTTTAATTCTTCCCAGTATATATATGGCGTATAACGTAATTCAGAAAGAAATTTTTAAACGTAAAGTGAATAAATACGTGGCCGAAAATTTCATATTTAAGAATAGCAAAGTATTGAGCGTAGATTTTTCTAAAACAGAGCCTGCTTTTATTGATATATCGTTAGTAGGAGAAACTTTAAATAATTCTACTATAAAAAATTTAGAATCAAAGCTAAAAAAATATGAACTAGACAACGTCACTCTAAAAATAAATCAATCAGGAACACAAGATGTAAATCATGTCTTAGAAATGATTGGATCCCAAGGTATAAAAAATGAAGTTAGTAAAGTAAAAGACGAGAAAATATTTTCTTTGGAAAAAGAATTAATGAACTATAAAAATCGGGATTTATTGATGATTAAAGCATCGAAAGAAGTAGCCATATTATTCCCAGAAGTAAAATCATTTTCTTTTGGTGACTTGGCAATTACCGAGATAGATGAAAGTGAGACAAAACCAAAACCATCTCTAATTATAAAATGGAAGCAAAAGCCCAATCCAATTAAGAAAAAAAAACTAGTTGCTTTTCTAAATTCCAGGTTGAGCATAGATGGAGAGTTAAAAGTAATTCATGAGTGA
- a CDS encoding prohibitin family protein: MLTKVGLGVAALVLIFIINPCVIVSPGHRGVIVNLGAVSDRVLDAGVHFRMPLVQSVIEIDTRVLKEETKAEAASKDLQNISTVIAVNYHLKPDMVNDLYKTIGLNYESVIIDPAIQEVLKGVTAKYTAAELITLREQVSHSIKAALEARLEKYHIVIDDFSIKDFQFSATFAKAIESKQEAEQLALKAERDLQRIKIEAEQQIATARAEAETLRLKNVSVSPLMIQLNAIDKWDGKLPQYMLGGNSVPFINIK; encoded by the coding sequence ATGCTTACTAAAGTTGGATTAGGAGTTGCGGCACTTGTATTAATTTTTATCATTAATCCTTGCGTAATCGTTAGCCCCGGTCACAGAGGAGTCATTGTAAATCTAGGAGCTGTATCGGATAGAGTTTTAGATGCAGGGGTTCATTTCCGTATGCCGCTAGTGCAATCAGTCATTGAAATAGACACACGCGTATTAAAAGAAGAAACAAAAGCAGAGGCAGCGTCTAAAGACTTACAAAATATTTCTACTGTTATCGCTGTGAACTATCATTTAAAACCTGATATGGTAAATGATCTTTATAAAACAATCGGTCTCAATTATGAAAGCGTAATCATTGATCCGGCAATTCAAGAAGTATTAAAAGGGGTTACTGCTAAGTATACCGCTGCGGAACTAATTACTCTTAGAGAACAAGTCAGTCATAGTATCAAAGCAGCATTAGAAGCAAGATTAGAAAAATACCATATTGTAATTGATGATTTCTCTATCAAAGACTTTCAATTCTCTGCAACATTTGCGAAAGCAATTGAATCAAAGCAAGAAGCAGAACAGCTCGCATTAAAAGCAGAGAGAGATTTACAAAGAATTAAAATCGAAGCCGAGCAGCAAATAGCGACTGCCCGCGCCGAAGCAGAAACTCTTCGTTTAAAAAATGTATCTGTTTCTCCTCTCATGATTCAACTCAATGCAATCGACAAATGGGATGGCAAGTTGCCACAATATATGCTCGGCGGCAACAGTGTTCCATTTATAAATATAAAGTAG
- a CDS encoding Cys-rich protein, translating to MPRFIYYLFRVLPFAIVLFFSHNCKDPVEEKCTQACGFFVRCTEEAQKMKIEGELLKSATIQCIDGCTRFQSQILTCYDAEPNSCNGMAECMKQSGLEE from the coding sequence ATGCCAAGATTTATATATTACTTATTTCGCGTATTACCATTTGCTATCGTATTATTCTTTTCCCATAATTGCAAAGACCCCGTTGAAGAAAAATGCACACAGGCTTGTGGTTTTTTTGTTAGATGCACAGAAGAAGCACAGAAAATGAAAATAGAAGGCGAGCTTCTAAAGAGTGCCACAATTCAATGCATTGATGGATGCACAAGATTTCAATCTCAAATCTTAACCTGTTATGATGCAGAGCCAAATTCCTGCAATGGGATGGCGGAATGTATGAAGCAATCCGGCTTAGAGGAATAA
- a CDS encoding glycosyltransferase family 39 protein produces the protein MNFKKYLVLLALATIPYFLTIFHDVIDIDSSQYAEIVREMIESNTFFQLKDNGKNYLDKPVLTFWTIAISYKLFGISNFAYRLPAILITLFSFYSIFRITTLISSSKERGILASIAYAVAPGVFAMVIDPKIDVYLVAYLTFAFHAYYLGIKKNPNWFYLMYLFVSMGFITKGPISMVIPALAIGGDILLRRDWKLLGRMKVIPGILIVASLPAFWSYLLYQEFASHGPVFFLWIQSFGRFYRQMYNQKFDPLYFVTNYSWAFAAFILPIFYSCYLFFKDVKKNPSKENFFRRIQNSIDENKSTESYYVIPIWLFVFLFLISFSRYQLPQYIYWALPAGAIYISKFLEDYLVSNQESNYLNKKVFNILLIIVPVVLLIAIGLIPFLVVDVNYIYLLVTLCFALAVFFFYKEVPVSFSLASLVPIFFFSIMALFIYPELTSYQPSHKFGTLIRQIEPDKKEVFTYRMSFSKRSYGFYAARFTKPIFDREKFMKVLASDAERLVIVSREDLPQFENFLKQDYLLEEIVEYPSYKVATPKNDFFLKNKRATLTKNILLLKVKYIRGS, from the coding sequence ATGAATTTCAAAAAGTATTTAGTATTACTCGCTCTAGCAACTATTCCTTATTTCTTAACTATTTTTCATGATGTGATTGACATTGATTCATCGCAGTATGCAGAAATTGTTCGTGAGATGATTGAGTCAAATACCTTTTTCCAGCTAAAGGATAATGGCAAAAATTATTTAGACAAACCGGTATTAACCTTTTGGACGATAGCAATTTCGTATAAGCTTTTTGGAATTTCAAACTTCGCCTATCGTCTTCCGGCAATTCTAATTACCCTCTTTTCTTTTTATTCTATCTTCCGAATAACTACGCTTATCTCCTCAAGCAAAGAGCGCGGTATTCTTGCCAGTATCGCCTATGCTGTTGCGCCGGGTGTATTTGCTATGGTGATTGATCCAAAGATTGATGTGTATCTTGTCGCCTACTTGACATTTGCCTTTCATGCATATTATCTAGGCATTAAGAAAAATCCTAATTGGTTTTATCTGATGTATTTGTTTGTCAGCATGGGATTTATCACGAAAGGTCCTATTTCTATGGTGATACCCGCTTTGGCTATTGGTGGAGATATTCTACTTAGAAGAGACTGGAAATTACTCGGTCGAATGAAAGTCATTCCGGGTATATTGATAGTAGCCTCACTTCCTGCCTTTTGGTCTTATTTATTGTATCAGGAATTTGCTTCACACGGTCCTGTGTTTTTCTTATGGATTCAGTCTTTTGGTAGATTCTATCGACAGATGTATAATCAGAAATTTGATCCTCTGTATTTTGTTACCAATTACTCATGGGCGTTTGCTGCATTCATACTTCCTATTTTTTATTCTTGCTATTTGTTTTTTAAGGATGTAAAGAAGAATCCTTCCAAGGAAAATTTCTTTCGTAGAATACAAAATAGCATCGATGAGAATAAATCTACAGAATCTTACTACGTGATTCCGATTTGGTTATTTGTATTTTTATTTCTAATTAGTTTTTCTCGTTACCAACTTCCTCAATACATCTACTGGGCATTACCCGCTGGTGCGATTTATATTTCCAAGTTCTTGGAAGATTATCTTGTATCGAATCAGGAATCCAACTATCTAAACAAGAAAGTGTTCAATATTTTACTTATCATCGTTCCTGTTGTTCTATTGATTGCGATTGGTTTAATTCCATTTCTGGTTGTGGATGTAAATTATATTTATTTATTGGTTACTCTTTGTTTTGCGCTTGCGGTATTTTTCTTTTATAAAGAAGTTCCTGTTTCATTTAGTTTAGCTTCTCTTGTTCCGATTTTTTTCTTTAGCATTATGGCGTTGTTTATTTATCCTGAACTAACTTCTTATCAACCTTCTCATAAATTTGGAACACTGATTCGCCAAATCGAGCCAGATAAAAAAGAAGTCTTTACCTATCGAATGTCTTTTTCGAAACGCTCATATGGGTTTTATGCTGCTAGATTTACTAAACCTATTTTTGACCGAGAGAAATTCATGAAAGTATTGGCGAGTGACGCAGAACGATTGGTTATCGTATCGAGAGAAGATTTACCTCAGTTCGAAAACTTTCTAAAGCAAGATTATTTGTTAGAAGAAATTGTTGAGTATCCTAGTTATAAAGTTGCTACACCTAAGAATGATTTCTTTCTTAAAAACAAAAGAGCAACTCTTACTAAAAATATTTTATTGCTAAAAGTAAAGTATATACGAGGAAGTTAA
- a CDS encoding nitroreductase family protein, with translation MAKSKVYTRKLNLPEELPEINVNEFKKVVESRRSVRIYTEDSIPEDVMRQCLDLALLAPSSFNLQPWEFYWVRSPDKKKKLIEACLSQITARTAAELVVCVARRRTWRKNTKEILEKLEADNTGIPKNHILSYTNVVPFFYTQGFLDTLGFLKSILYYVRGFFMPTPREPVSVNDMKIWAVKSSALACENLMLALRAFGYDSCPMEFHDSSRIKRLLELPSDAMVTMVISAGKRAPNGVYGDRIRLDKINFIKEV, from the coding sequence ATTGCTAAAAGTAAAGTATATACGAGGAAGTTAAACTTGCCAGAAGAATTGCCTGAAATAAACGTAAACGAATTTAAGAAAGTAGTAGAGTCTAGAAGAAGTGTGAGAATTTACACAGAAGATTCTATTCCTGAGGACGTTATGCGACAATGCCTGGACCTTGCACTCCTTGCTCCTAGTTCGTTTAACTTACAGCCATGGGAATTTTATTGGGTGAGAAGTCCTGATAAGAAAAAGAAATTAATAGAAGCCTGCCTTTCTCAAATTACAGCTAGAACTGCCGCTGAGTTAGTCGTATGTGTTGCTAGACGCAGGACTTGGCGAAAGAATACGAAAGAAATTCTAGAAAAACTAGAAGCGGATAATACTGGTATTCCGAAAAACCATATTTTGAGTTATACGAATGTAGTTCCGTTTTTTTATACACAGGGTTTTTTAGATACGCTAGGATTTCTAAAAAGTATTCTGTATTATGTTAGGGGATTTTTTATGCCAACGCCAAGAGAACCTGTCAGTGTGAACGATATGAAAATATGGGCTGTAAAATCAAGTGCTCTTGCTTGTGAAAATTTAATGTTAGCGCTTAGAGCGTTTGGATATGATAGTTGTCCGATGGAGTTTCATGATTCCAGTCGCATCAAACGATTGTTAGAACTTCCGTCTGATGCGATGGTTACGATGGTAATTTCTGCCGGCAAACGTGCGCCTAATGGCGTGTATGGCGACAGAATTCGTCTTGATAAGATTAACTTTATTAAGGAAGTTTAA
- a CDS encoding DUF1957 domain-containing protein — MNSKVGYQILVLHAHLPYVRHKGYSPAFLEENWLNEAISETYLPLIKSFRNLKKENVHFKITMTFTPTLLSMLEDEYLRDKFLAYLDNLIELSEKEVKRTTYDLHLNYLSKFYLDNFHENRKLFLELNKDVVEGFREFVKDGSLEVITCPATHGFLPLLESEPSSVHAQIHIARKVHKKFWGLEPRGIWLSECAYYPGVEKFLADEGIRYFFVDTHGIANATPRPRYGVYAPVEVGNGVFAFARDKESSAQVWSSIHGYPGDFRYREYYRDIGFDLDYEYIKDYVHPTGIRLNTGIKYHRITGKSDYKDYYHPDWAIEAAGNHAEDFMRSRIAQSEKILHEEGQPAIIVSPYDAELYGHWWYEGPKFIEFLFKKMHFDQDKILAVHPMQVLGLIPRIQSVKMDMSSWGEDGYADVWLNPGNEWIYRHIMECCIIMDQTVHLHKHTEDPTRRRIINQMARELLLLQSSDWPFIIKMGTMVDYARKRVNVHTNLFFELTDMLKPDGLNEDRLKEIEEEHPIFPEMRFEDFIWKK; from the coding sequence ATGAACAGTAAAGTCGGTTATCAAATATTAGTATTACACGCACATCTACCGTATGTTCGACATAAGGGTTACTCTCCAGCATTTTTGGAAGAGAATTGGTTAAACGAAGCGATTTCAGAAACGTATCTTCCACTTATTAAGTCATTTCGAAATCTGAAAAAAGAAAATGTTCATTTCAAGATCACGATGACATTTACACCTACTCTTCTTTCGATGCTAGAAGATGAGTATTTAAGAGATAAGTTTCTGGCTTATCTAGACAATTTGATTGAACTCTCAGAAAAAGAAGTCAAGCGCACAACGTATGATTTACACCTAAACTATCTTTCCAAATTCTATCTGGATAACTTTCACGAGAATCGTAAATTATTTTTAGAATTAAACAAAGACGTTGTAGAAGGATTTAGAGAATTTGTCAAAGACGGATCGCTTGAAGTCATTACCTGTCCGGCTACTCACGGTTTTCTCCCACTCCTAGAAAGTGAGCCTTCTTCTGTTCATGCTCAAATACATATCGCAAGAAAAGTTCATAAGAAATTCTGGGGACTTGAACCACGCGGTATCTGGCTCTCAGAATGTGCCTATTACCCTGGAGTAGAAAAGTTTTTAGCAGATGAAGGAATTCGATATTTCTTCGTAGATACTCACGGTATAGCAAATGCTACACCTAGACCACGTTATGGAGTCTATGCTCCTGTTGAAGTGGGTAATGGAGTGTTTGCGTTTGCTCGTGACAAAGAAAGCTCCGCACAAGTATGGAGTTCCATTCATGGGTATCCGGGAGATTTCCGTTATAGAGAATACTACCGAGATATAGGCTTTGACTTAGACTATGAATACATTAAAGACTATGTTCACCCAACAGGAATTCGATTAAATACTGGAATCAAATACCATCGTATTACTGGTAAGTCCGATTATAAAGATTACTATCATCCAGATTGGGCAATTGAAGCAGCAGGAAATCACGCTGAAGATTTTATGCGAAGCCGTATCGCTCAATCCGAAAAGATACTGCATGAAGAAGGTCAGCCTGCTATCATCGTTTCTCCATACGATGCAGAGCTCTATGGACACTGGTGGTATGAAGGACCGAAGTTCATCGAATTCTTATTTAAGAAAATGCATTTCGACCAAGACAAAATTCTTGCCGTTCATCCAATGCAGGTATTGGGGCTAATTCCTCGTATCCAGAGCGTTAAGATGGATATGTCAAGCTGGGGCGAAGATGGATATGCCGACGTTTGGTTAAATCCTGGTAATGAGTGGATTTACCGTCATATCATGGAATGCTGCATCATCATGGATCAAACAGTGCATCTTCACAAGCACACGGAAGATCCAACAAGACGTAGGATTATCAACCAAATGGCGCGTGAGTTGCTCTTACTACAAAGCTCTGACTGGCCTTTCATCATTAAGATGGGAACCATGGTCGATTATGCAAGAAAGAGAGTAAACGTTCACACTAATCTATTCTTTGAGCTTACAGATATGCTTAAACCAGATGGGTTAAATGAGGATCGCTTAAAGGAGATTGAAGAAGAGCATCCAATTTTCCCTGAAATGAGATTTGAAGATTTCATTTGGAAAAAGTAA
- a CDS encoding DUF4912 domain-containing protein: MNEGKKERIYLDPRLNTLPDYYDRDIVKVLTKNLKEAYVFWGISSNSFSKILNAFNCEKNEVYFKLMVNYAQEDKVHRHKEIFLPPFTNNWFLQFEQRIKNLKVEVIAYSQFGNTYSLLHSAELSIPNYRPSKVLHKDWLKATWIEQHHIVEVNGELQIQEGEKKVDTGSAIDKLHLTPTSDDIEWQDGFFTWSDGSSGFMGSSGIFASSSNHMRK, from the coding sequence ATGAACGAAGGAAAGAAAGAACGAATTTATTTAGATCCAAGGCTAAATACCCTGCCAGATTATTACGATCGGGATATTGTAAAAGTGCTTACCAAAAATTTAAAGGAAGCCTACGTGTTTTGGGGCATCAGCTCAAATAGTTTTAGCAAAATTCTAAATGCTTTTAATTGCGAGAAAAACGAAGTCTATTTTAAATTGATGGTCAATTACGCTCAGGAGGATAAAGTTCACAGACATAAAGAAATATTTCTTCCTCCCTTTACAAACAACTGGTTTCTACAATTCGAGCAAAGAATTAAGAATTTAAAAGTAGAAGTTATCGCGTATAGCCAATTCGGCAACACATATAGTCTTTTGCACTCCGCTGAGCTTTCTATACCAAATTACAGGCCAAGCAAAGTTTTACATAAAGATTGGTTGAAGGCTACTTGGATAGAGCAACACCATATAGTAGAAGTGAACGGTGAGCTACAAATACAAGAAGGCGAGAAAAAAGTTGATACAGGAAGTGCGATAGACAAATTGCATTTAACACCAACTAGTGACGATATCGAGTGGCAGGATGGCTTTTTTACTTGGTCAGATGGATCTTCTGGATTCATGGGCTCTTCGGGAATCTTCGCATCATCATCTAATCATATGAGGAAATAA
- the raiA gene encoding ribosome-associated translation inhibitor RaiA, whose amino-acid sequence MKIKYTWKHLDHSAAAEEYATKKLERINKYLHKITSCDVSFQMVHGEIHINMNVRGDQSTFNAHSINKDIYACIDGLEDKIERQLNRFHDKKAAHSKTMR is encoded by the coding sequence ATGAAAATCAAATACACTTGGAAGCATTTAGATCATTCAGCAGCAGCAGAAGAATACGCAACAAAAAAGCTTGAAAGAATTAATAAGTATTTACACAAAATCACCTCATGTGATGTGTCTTTTCAAATGGTGCATGGGGAGATTCATATCAACATGAACGTCCGTGGTGACCAATCAACTTTTAATGCCCATAGCATAAACAAAGATATATATGCTTGTATTGATGGGTTAGAGGATAAAATTGAACGTCAGTTGAATCGCTTTCACGATAAGAAAGCAGCGCATTCAAAGACAATGAGGTAG